In Trueperaceae bacterium, the following are encoded in one genomic region:
- the rplD gene encoding 50S ribosomal protein L4: MSVTIDVIGSGRKVTLDLPEPKESVLHEVVRWQLAKRRRGTAATKTRGMMSGSTAKIYPQKGTGRARHGDRKAPIFVGGGTAFGPQPRSYAYTLPKRVRRLGLQMAIAARAHDGRLTLVDSFGVNGKTREFVAWAKTHGFEGKERVLLVTDDELARRAARNLPWIDVLATAGLNVYDVLRADRVIADAKLFDGAEESA, translated from the coding sequence ATGTCGGTCACGATCGACGTCATCGGCAGCGGGCGCAAGGTCACCCTCGACCTGCCCGAACCCAAGGAGTCCGTGCTGCACGAGGTCGTACGCTGGCAGCTCGCCAAGCGCCGCCGCGGCACCGCCGCCACGAAGACGCGCGGCATGATGTCGGGCTCCACCGCCAAGATCTACCCGCAGAAGGGCACGGGCCGCGCCCGCCACGGCGACCGCAAGGCCCCCATCTTCGTGGGGGGCGGCACCGCCTTCGGCCCCCAGCCGCGCTCGTACGCCTACACCCTTCCCAAGCGCGTCAGGCGCCTGGGCCTCCAGATGGCCATCGCCGCGCGCGCCCACGACGGCCGCCTCACGCTCGTCGACTCCTTCGGGGTCAACGGCAAGACGCGCGAGTTCGTCGCCTGGGCCAAGACCCACGGCTTCGAGGGCAAGGAGCGCGTGCTGCTCGTCACCGACGACGAGCTCGCCCGCCGCGCCGCTCGCAACCTGCCGTGGATCGACGTGCTCGCCACGGCGGGCCTCAACGTCTACGACGTGCTGCGCGCCGACCGCGTCATCGCTGACGCCAAGCTGTTCGACGGGGCGGAGGAGTCGGCATGA